AACTTTGGTTTGAAAAAAGTGTATTTTCTGGCCTTTGTCAAAAATCCCAAGTCCAATGCCAAATTGAAGTCCGATAAACCCTTATTCAAAAACCTGAGCAAAAGAACATGTGCATATCAACATTTCAAAATATTACAAGGCCTATCACCAGCTCAAGAAGTGAAGTCAAATGGAtttctgtgtgtgtgtgtgtgtttggggGAGAGGGGGCCGGGGGCGAATGCTTTGATGATGCTAATTGAGAAAGTGTGGAACATACCCTGCATGCCTGGCTTCATCTCTAGACATAAGAGAGAAAATCTCAGCTACCACAGGGTTAGTTTTCTGCATAAAGCCAACAAAATGGTAAGTTGAGAATTACTCACAAACAGTGCTCCCCTTCAAAGCACCTAAGCAACCGCTTGTTTTACATAATAActaaaaaaatttataattatcaTTATGTTTTTAAATTCCGGATAAAGAGTTAAAATTAACTTACAAGTTGAATTTAAAGAGTAGCTCTATGACTTATTTTGGTGAGTAACGTATCCTAATAATTTGACTAGCCAAAACCTTTACCAATCAgctaattttaaattttaaaattcgtTTTGTCAGTTTTTTTAATTATACATCATCTATTAAGCTATTAAAACAGATAATAACTTGCAAGTAATTAAACTTACAGAAATTGCTGAAATATATAATAACTTGCAATGTTAGTTCTTATCTTATGCTAATAACTTTGTCACAACTAACAAGTAATTTTCTCAAGGCACTCCAAATTGTCGGGATTAATTTTCTAGCTAAAGAGAGagaaaatattcaaaaaatagACCAAAAAAAGTGATTGAATTTCAGGGTACCTTGAGTCTTCTACCAAGCTCCTTGTATAGAAGAAACCCGGAGAACTCAGCAGTGCAAGACCTCTCCAAGAACTCGACAAAGATTTGGCGCATTGGGCCTTGCATTTTATCAGCAGCTTCCTTAAAATCCTTGTTCCTCACAAAATGAGTCTGATTATAATCAGTCTTGAATTCTTGAAGCAATGCCTCAAACTCAGCCTCATTCAGATTCTTGTTGATATCAGTGTTGAAAAGGGTCTCCATTTCATCGAAATCAGTTGTATAAAACCTGGGTGTCAAGAGTGACTCCTTTATTCCTTTCTTGGTACCTTTGTTGGATGAACTCTGGGCGGCGGGTTTTGAGCTAGTGGCTGACATACTAATAGTAAAGAATTTTTTTTGTGGGATTCTTGGTTTCGGGTAGTTCCCAACTTTGGAAATTGAGATGGGTTTTACTAGAGCCATTTCTGCTGCCATATTTTCTGGTAAGTTAAGCTTCAGCTACgagcagaatatattgttgaaAGTGGAGAGGGATCAGTTGGAGTGAAATGTAAGATGTGTTTATCTACTTGTGGGTTACAAAGAGATTGAATCTAATCCCATCTAATGAAATCTACTAGTTCAATGGAATTTTGACAAGTGTCAGGTGGTGATTGGAGCTGCTTGATTTTCAGTATGATTGATACTGAAATTTGTGGCTATGTAATGTCAGGCTCTCAGGGAAATGGTTTGTGGTCTGTATTTTCATTACCTTATACTAGTATCTTATTTGTATATGTATGCAATATATTATATATGGGAAAAAGAAAATATATTGGAACTAATTGTGTCCAGGTCTGATGACGGTTTTGCAATAAAATACAACCCGGAATACTTTCTTCTATTGTTTATTTGACAGAAAACCTTCCGAATTTATATGACTTGAGGTGAACTCCAATATGCAATTCAGACTACCAAAAATATACATAATGTATAACATTACAAGTGATAGAAGTGGTGTGAGGGGTAAACTCCAGTGTGCAATTCAAACTGCCATTACAGATGATCTACCATGGGGTCAGAGACGTTTTAAATATTACAAATAGTCGATAAAGTAAAAAATCTATACGAATAAAATTTTCATAAGCTAATCATGTTGAGAAACATCAGTAAAAAGTCTAAATAAGCAAAATTTTGTCTTTGAAATCAAATCGTCATTGCCATCTCTAGTTCTCTACTATTAATAAGTTTTctctataaaaatataaataagcAAACAAAACAGCAGAATAAATCGTTGAAacattaattaaaaaaattaaggCCTGGAAGAACTCTCAATCTGAAGTACACCTTAGTTATGGTATAAAATCACCTGCCTGCCGGTTAATCCATTTCTTTGAAAATTAACTATGAGATGAGTTATCTTTCTACCAATAATAAATTAACATTGAACAGTTAGTACCGCAGTTTCGCAAAATTAAATTTAGTGTTATGTGAATCTGTTACAGATTTTAAACAACAATTGTATCAAAGGCACAGGTACTCATCTTTTTAAAGACTTCGctcttttaaaaaaaaaattgtaattcCAAAATTAAAATGCATTTGCCATCACACTGAACAAAAGTCCTAATTCCGAGGGAAACAATCTTAATTTGTGTTCTACCTCTTCTTGGAATGGACACAACTAAAGTTATACGTACTCATCAACtaaaaatctttcattaattaaAATATCTACACAACCAAGATGTATAGCAATCACAAAGAAAGGTGGGCAAGAACATGAAGGGGTGATGAATTACTGAACCTAAATAACTTTATGATTTTTCACAAAACTGTCTTCATTCTGTCGAGTACCTGTGTCGATGTGCCAAAATCCCAGTTAAACAGGTTCTCTCATGTTCTTTACTCACTTCCTTTTTCTCTTTCATCCGTTCTTTTGAAAAACCAGACGACCTTTCTGTTTGTCCTTCTACGCATATGATCATATTTATAAAGACATCTCATTTTACCTCTCAAGCAAGATGCTGACATCCATTTAGGTTATGTACACCATTAAAGCCTACATAAAAAGTAGAAGAAACAGAATCAGCAGTATTAATACGAGTGCTAATTTGCTTAAAGAAGTCTATGTAGGACTGAAGTAATGACAACATTTATATCAATCATCAGTGGGGaatcaataataaataaccaTAAAGGCTCTGAAGCAACAAAGCACGAGAGCAATCTCCATTTGAAGAAACAATATAGTGGATGTTTGGGAACTTCGATTTAATTTAAAAGTCGGGATTACAACATAAGTTTGGATAATAGAAAAAAAATTTGATTTGAATTTCATTAGAAATCCAACAGATTCAATTATTAGCATAAATATGAAAGTTTAGATTAACAACTCAATTCTTGTCATTtgaaatccataatttaaaatgGTATGTATGCAGTATGTTTCCAAGCACAATTTTTAGGTATTTATTAGCTGTGTATGGGTCAAACGCAGAAATTTTAGTGTGTTTCATAGGCCTTTTATTTAATGAAATAGTTAAACATTGAACACATCTACTACATGTAATAAGATTAAGAAAGAAACAAGCTTAGCACGGATAGGATAAACTTATGTAGATGAATCATTTTGTACACTTAACCTATAGACTATGCTATAAAAGACTAACAGTACTCACAACTCAAGTAATCAATATGCAGTTTATACATGTGCATATGATAATTTAAGGTTGAATCATTACATATTGATTATAAGTTATTTATATATAATCAAGGTGTTAATATACAGGTGCAGTCTGCAGATTcaaaaaatcaaattaatttgaTTTG
The sequence above is drawn from the Apium graveolens cultivar Ventura chromosome 2, ASM990537v1, whole genome shotgun sequence genome and encodes:
- the LOC141707850 gene encoding magnesium-protoporphyrin IX monomethyl ester [oxidative] cyclase, chloroplastic, translating into MAAEMALVKPISISKVGNYPKPRIPQKKFFTISMSATSSKPAAQSSSNKGTKKGIKESLLTPRFYTTDFDEMETLFNTDINKNLNEAEFEALLQEFKTDYNQTHFVRNKDFKEAADKMQGPMRQIFVEFLERSCTAEFSGFLLYKELGRRLKKTNPVVAEIFSLMSRDEARHAGFLNKGLSDFNLALDLGFLTKARKYTFFKPKFIFYATYLSEKIGYWRYITIYRHLKSNPEYQLYPIFKYFENWCQDENRHGDFFSALMKAQPQFLNDWKAKLWSRFFCLSVYVTMYLNDCQRSAFYEGIGLDAKEFDMHVIIETNRTTARIFPAVLDVENPEFKRKLDRMVVINTELLAIGDTDDSGFVKNLKRIPLIAALASELLAAYLMKPIDSGSVDLAEFETQLVY